A region of the bacterium genome:
AGACCCAGACGGTTCACCGACTGGGGCCGCAGGAGCGCTTCTACCTTCAATGTGCCGGACTACTGCATGATATCGGTTACGTGGCCGGTTCCAAGAGCCACCACAAACAGGCTCTGAAGATTATCCTGAAGTCCGAGCTGCTGCCCTTCAAGCGGCGGGAGCGGCTCATAATCGGCTCGATAGCGCGCTACCACCGCAAGAACCTGCCGAGCATGAAGCACAGACACTTCGCGCAGCTCAGCCACGAAGACCGGCACCGGGTAAAGGTGCTCGCCGCCATCCTGAGCCTTGTGGACTCGCTCGATAGCAGCCACCGCAGCCTGGTTCATTCCCTGACCTGCACGCTCACCCCACGCAAGGCAATCGTGCACTGCGTCGTGCTCGGTTTGTATGAAGAGTGGCGCCAGCGCGTATTTGAGAAGGGGTTGCTATTCGAGCAGGTCTTCGACCGCAAGCTCGTCCTTGAATGGGAGCACAAAGTCCGGCCCGGGGCCGTGCTGGCGCAGGGCCAGCTCGAAGCCTATGAGTCCGGACCGATGGCATTGACGCGGTCCGTCCCGGTGTCGGGCAATCACACATCCGTTCCCGACCGCGTGACCCGTCGCCGCGCACAGCCAGACAGGGACCACGACGGCCAATGAGCCGCCGCGGCCTGGCCCGCCCCGGAACGGCAGCTCGATTCTCGTGATGAGTGGCGCCGGGATTGCATGACCCCAGGGTTCGATAGTCTGAGAATGCGTATCAATTCAAAGGATTGGCGCGTGGCTTCCGGCGCGAAAGTCAAACTCAGGAAGTGGCCGACCAATGTGAAACCCTTCTTTCCTTTGAAGGAACGGTACCAGGAACAACTGAGAGAATACGTTCGGGAGTTGAGTTCGCTGCAGGAACTCCATTACGCATCCCGCCGCTACGCCCTGCTGCTGATTGTCCAGGGGATGGACGCTGCCGGAAAGGATGGTACGATACGGCACATCATGTCCGGGGTCAACCCACAAGGTTGCGAGGTCTTCCGGTTCCAGCAGCCGACAGCCGAGGAACTGGACCACGATTTCCTCTGGCGCACTACCTGCCGTCTCCCGGAACGCGGCCGGATCGGCATCTTCAATCGCTCCTACTACGAGGAGGTGCTCGTTGTCCGCGTACATCCGGAGATCCTGCGCGGCCAGGGGCTCCCGGACGAGTTGCTTGACGAAAAGACAATCTGGAAGAACCGATACCGTTCCATCGTCGATCTGGAAGAGCACCTGTACCGCAACGGCACGCGTATCGTCAAGGTCTTTCTCAACCTGTCGAAGGACGAGCAGCGAAAGCGCTTCCTTGCGCGCATAAACGAGCCGGACAAGAACTGGAAATTCAGCCAGTCGGACGTTAACGAAAGGAAATACTGGAAGCACTACATGAAAGCCTACGAGGCCTGTCTGAGTGCGACCAGTACCGACCACGCACCCTGGTACATCGTGCCCGCTGATGACAAAGAGAATGCCCGGTTGATTGTCTCCAGGATTGTCCTCGATGCGCTTGGCGAACTCAAGATGGCGTATCCCAAGGTCACCGCGGAGCGTCGCCGGGAACTCGAATCCATCCGCAAGCTGCTCGCGAGACAGAACCAGCAGCGATAGACAATTGCGGCAAGCGGTCCGAGACGACAGTCCCAAGGTCTGCCGCGGTCACGCCCCATCAGCGATGAACCGGGAAGAGACCGCAGACAATAGCGAGCTGCAATACCAACAGGTAAGGAGTCAGCAATATGGCAAAGGCAAAGCCGAAGGACATCAAGTGGCTGCCCGACGTGGAAGAGCACGATTATCCTGCCGCCGAATCCTATCTCAGCCTCATCTACAGCCGGGGGGATCGGGTCGCCAAGATGGTGGCCGAGTTCAAGCATGCACCGGTCGTGCAGTTCAAGGCCAAGGACATCTTCAGGGCGTCCCAACTCTCATTGCTGGGCGTGAGCAATTCGCACGTCGAGAAGGACCGGAAGAAGATCCGAAAGGGGCAAGGGCTTTCACCCCTGCTTCTCGTCAGAGATGAGCAGAACGGCAAGGTGGTGATTGCGGACGGCTACCACCGGCTGTGTGCCAGCTATGAGTGCAACGAGGACGAATGGATCCGGTGCAAGATCATATGAGTGTACGGGGATTGTGGTGAAGAACCAAGCCTCCGACGAAGCGAAGCTGCATTCCACCTGATTGTCGGTTCCGACACCACCCGGCTCGAAGGAACCACCGTCTACTCGTCGGGCACCGGCCACGCCTACGGCCCGTCCGCAGAACCAGCTGCTGTCCATTCGAGGCAGGGACAACGCGGGTGCAATCAGCCGAACTGAGTATCCTTTAGGAGGTGTCCGTGAAAGCAATCGTATGCACGAGATATGGACCACCGGAGGGTCTTGAGCTGAGAGAAGTGGTCAAGCCCAGCCTCGGTGACAACGATGTCCTGGTGGAAGTCCAAGCGTCATCCGTGAACTACAACAACCTGGGTCACGTCAGAGGAACGCCACTGATGGCCCGGTTCTGGACCGGCCTGGTGAAACCGAAGTACCGGATTCCCGGCAACGACGTGGCGGGGGAGGTCGAAGCGGTGGGCACGAACGTCACACAGTTCCAGGTCGGCGACGAAGTCTATGGCAGCGCGCACGCGTCCGGCTACGGTGCCTTTGCCGAGTACGTGGTGGTTGCGGAAGGCGCGCTGGCCTTGAAACCTGCCAACGTTTCGTTCGCGGCCGCCGCGGCAGTGCCGGAAGCCGGGCTTGTTGCCCTGCAGGCCCTGCGTGACCACGGCAAGGTCAGGTCCGGCAACAAGGTCCTGATTTATGGCGCCTCGGGCGGTGTGGGGACGTTCGCGGTGCAAATCGCCAAGGCGTACGGGGCCGAGGTAACCGGCCTCTGCAGCACTGAGAACCTGGGCCTGGTGCTTTCGCTGGGAGCTGACCATCTGATTGACTACACGCGCGAGGACTTCACATGGAGCGGTACGAGCTATGACCTCATTCTAGCCACTGGCGGGTATCGCCGGATTCTCGACTACAAGCGGGCGCTTGCTCCGCAGGGCCGATATATCTGCAGCGGCGCTGCAATGAGCGGTCCCAAGGCGCTGGCGCAGGTGTTTGAGGCGATGCTGCTCGGACCGCTCGTGTCGGAGAAGAACGGACGGAAGTTGTCCACCATGCTCGTCTTACCGAATCATAAGGACCTCATGGTCATGAAAGAGCTGGTCGAGGCAGGCAAGGTAGCGCCCGTAGTCGACCGCGTCTATCCGTTGGCAGAGACTGCTGCGGCCCTGCAGTACTACAGATGGGGACACTCGCGTGGCAAGGTAATCATCGCAATCGAGCCGGGCACCGGAGTTGCGGCATGACCTTGATCATCTACTACTCGAAGTACGGTTCAACCCGAGACTATGCCGAATGGCTGGCCGAAGCTACGGGAGCCAAGCTCATGCCGCTGGCTGAGGCCAAGAAACTGGACATTGCCGCCTACGACACAATTGCCTTCGGCTGCCCGTTCTACATGTTCCGGTTGAAGATAGCCGGGTTCGTGAAGTCCCGAGCCGGACAACTGAAGGGAAAGCGGGTGGCGTTTTTCGCAGTGGGCGGCGCTGAGCCGGACAACCCGCAAGACCGTTCCGGCTATGAGAATGCCCTGCCCGAGGAGATCCGTGCCGGAATGAGGTTCTTCTACCTTCGTGGCCGGATGGTGGTCGCCCGGATGGGTTTCTTCGACCGAACCATGATGCGGATGGCCAAGACCGCCGACTACGACTACACCGACCGGTCCACCATCGCTCCCCTGGTCGAATTCCTGAAAGGCCAGTGAGAGCGGTCATGGACTGCACCTGTCCGGTGGGGTAGATTATCAAGGCCTGCCGCCGCGTCCGGCAGTGATATAAGACAGAGACCGCATTGACGACGATTGAAGTGGAGGCATGAATTGAGTAGTGTCGTGTTGGCAATATCCGGTTCGCTCCGGAAGCCGTCGTTTACCGAGAAGATGCTCGACCTCTGCATCGAAGGGATGGGCGACGGGCTGGAAGTCCACAAATTCTATCCGCACAAGATGAACATCAAGCCCTGCGACAGTTGCTATTCGTGCTGGGGGCACAAACGCCCCGGCGTGTGCGCCAAGCAGGACGATTTCGAGCAGATTCTTGATGTGTATAAGCGGGCCGACTACTTCCTGCTGGCCGCCCCGCTATACGTCTTCGACTTCCCGGCCACGGTCAAGAACGTAATCGACCGGTTCTTCATAGTGCTCGAGCCGGCACAGATTGCGACCGCGTCAGGCGCGACCACGCATCCCAAGCGCTTCGGCCTCCACCCCAAGACTGTGCTTATCTCATCCTGTGGATTCCCGGAAATAGAGAACTTCGACGTGCTGCGTCGGCACTTCCGGACAATCTGCGAGCACACGGATTGGCAGCATTCCGGCGAGTTGCTGATATCCGCGGCCGGAGCGGCCGGCGCGCCCAGGGTATACGACGAGAAGTATGAACTGTTGCGGCGGGCCGGTGC
Encoded here:
- a CDS encoding ADP-polyphosphate phosphotransferase — encoded protein: MRINSKDWRVASGAKVKLRKWPTNVKPFFPLKERYQEQLREYVRELSSLQELHYASRRYALLLIVQGMDAAGKDGTIRHIMSGVNPQGCEVFRFQQPTAEELDHDFLWRTTCRLPERGRIGIFNRSYYEEVLVVRVHPEILRGQGLPDELLDEKTIWKNRYRSIVDLEEHLYRNGTRIVKVFLNLSKDEQRKRFLARINEPDKNWKFSQSDVNERKYWKHYMKAYEACLSATSTDHAPWYIVPADDKENARLIVSRIVLDALGELKMAYPKVTAERRRELESIRKLLARQNQQR
- a CDS encoding NAD(P)-dependent alcohol dehydrogenase, which translates into the protein MKAIVCTRYGPPEGLELREVVKPSLGDNDVLVEVQASSVNYNNLGHVRGTPLMARFWTGLVKPKYRIPGNDVAGEVEAVGTNVTQFQVGDEVYGSAHASGYGAFAEYVVVAEGALALKPANVSFAAAAAVPEAGLVALQALRDHGKVRSGNKVLIYGASGGVGTFAVQIAKAYGAEVTGLCSTENLGLVLSLGADHLIDYTREDFTWSGTSYDLILATGGYRRILDYKRALAPQGRYICSGAAMSGPKALAQVFEAMLLGPLVSEKNGRKLSTMLVLPNHKDLMVMKELVEAGKVAPVVDRVYPLAETAAALQYYRWGHSRGKVIIAIEPGTGVAA
- a CDS encoding flavodoxin domain-containing protein yields the protein MTLIIYYSKYGSTRDYAEWLAEATGAKLMPLAEAKKLDIAAYDTIAFGCPFYMFRLKIAGFVKSRAGQLKGKRVAFFAVGGAEPDNPQDRSGYENALPEEIRAGMRFFYLRGRMVVARMGFFDRTMMRMAKTADYDYTDRSTIAPLVEFLKGQ
- a CDS encoding flavodoxin family protein, translating into MSSVVLAISGSLRKPSFTEKMLDLCIEGMGDGLEVHKFYPHKMNIKPCDSCYSCWGHKRPGVCAKQDDFEQILDVYKRADYFLLAAPLYVFDFPATVKNVIDRFFIVLEPAQIATASGATTHPKRFGLHPKTVLISSCGFPEIENFDVLRRHFRTICEHTDWQHSGELLISAAGAAGAPRVYDEKYELLRRAGAELVKGTVSDATAAAISALVVKPEYYRQITTLSFEGGLINQAKIAGIMMKAMRDRPAAAQQAGADVQPDQ